CCCGCCTTGGTTGGACATCCGGTCCCGGTCGCATCGACATCACCTTTGAATACACGTTCACGCCGATTACCGGATTTTACGTCATCGACGCGATCATTCAGCGCGACTGGGAAGCATTGCGTAACATCATCTCCCACCTCGTTCTGCCATCGGCACTGCTCGGCTATTTCAGCCTTGCCTATATCAGCCGCATGACACGCTCTTTCATGCTCAATGAACTCGAGCAGGAATATATCATTGCTGCCCGTGCCAAGGGCATTTCCGAAACGCGGATCATCTGGGGCCACGCTCTGCGCAATGCAGCCGTGCCGCTTGTGACAGTGATTGTGCTTTCCTATGCAGGTCTGCTCGAAGGTTCGGTTCTGACCGAAACCATCTTTGCGTGGCCCGGCCTTGGTCTTTACATCACGAACTCGCTGCAAAATGCCGATATGAATGCCGTTCTGGGTGGTACCATTATCATCGGTTCGGTCTTTATCGCGCTCAACCTTGTGTCCGATCTCCTGTATCGGCTCCTTGATCCGAGGACGCGCGTAAGATGAGTCAAATGACAGACACTTCAAATCTTTCATGGCGCGAATGGTTGCTTTCCGAGCGTCCACAATCCCGCATGCAGGCCCGCATGGGTCGTTCCTACATGATCTGGCGTCGATTTACCGCGAATAAACTCGCGGTAATTGGCCTGATGATTATCATCGCACTGGTTCTGGTTGCAGCCTTTGCAAACGTGCTCGCACCACATTCGCCGACTCAAGGCGATCTCGCCAATGCGCGTCTCCTGCCACCAGGCACACCGGGTTATCTGCTTGGCACTGATGATCAGGGACGTGATATTCTCTCCCGCCTGATTTTCGGCTCCCGCATCACGCTTTACGTGGTGCTGCTCGTCGCGGTTATCGCGGCGCCTATCGGCCTTTTGGTCGGGACGGTTGCAGGCTATGCTGGTGGATGGGTCGATGCCGTTCTTATGCGCATCACCGATATTTTTCTTGCCTTCCCAAAACTTATTCTGGCGCTCGCCTTCGTTGCGGCATTGGGACCGGGTATTGAAAACGCCATCATCGCAATCGCGATCACCTCATGGCCGCCTTATGCGCGTATTGCTCGTGCAGAAACGCTGACCGTGCGCAATTCTGATTATATTTCCGCTGTTCGTCTGATGGGGGCTTCGCCTTTCCGCATCGTTTTGCGGCATATCATGCCGCTCTGCACTTCGTCGCTGATCGTTCGTGTGACGCTTGATATGGCAGGCATCATCCTGACTGCAGCTGGCCTCGGCTTTCTTGGTCTCGGTGCTCAGCCGCCATTGCCAGAATGGGGTGCAATGATTGCATCGGGTCGCCGCTTCATCCTCGACCAATGGTGGGTTGCTGCCATGCCAGGTATCGCGATCCTCATCGTCAGCCTTGGCTTCAACTTCCTCGGCGACGGCCTGCGTGACGCGCTCGATCCGCGGGGTAACAACCAATGAAGCCACTTCTGACAGTTGATGACCTGCGCGTCACCTTCCCCACGCGTACCGGTGTGATTGAAGCCGTACGTGGCGTAAGCTTTACGCTCGGTCGCGAACGTTTGGGTATCGTGGGTGAGTCCGGATCGGGCAAATCTCAGACCGGGCGTGCGATCATGGGGCTCACGCCTCCACACGCTCAGATCACCGCAAAAACATTGCAGTTCGATGGTATCGATCTGTTGGACATCTCGGCTCGCGAGCGTCGCGCATTGCGCGGTGGCCGCGTTGCCATGGTGCTTCAGGACCCCAAATATTCGCTTAATCCGGTAATGACCATCGGCAAGCAAGTCGCCGAGACCCTCAAAGCCCACGGCAAATATAGCAGCAGTGAAATTCGCAAGCGTTCGATTTCAATGCTTGAAGCGGTACAAATTCGCGACGCTGAACGCGTCATGAAGCTCTATCCGCACGAAGTTTCGGGCGGTATGGGACAGCGTGTCATGATCGCCATGATGCTCGTTGCAGAACCTGAACTGCTGATTGCCGATGAACCGACATCAGCACTCGACGTGACGGTTCAGCTTGAAGTGCTTGGCATTCTCGACAAGCTGGTGGCAGAACGCGGCATGGGGCTGATCTTCATCAGCCACGATCTGCGTCTGGTCTCGTCCTTCTGCGACCGCGTCATCGTGATGTATGCGGGCAAGATCGTTGAAGAGATTGCAGCAAGCGATCTCGCCAACGCAAAACACCCCTATACACAAGGACTGCTGAATTGCATGCCCAAGATCGGAGCGGATCAACATCCCCTGCCTACCTTGCAGCGTCAGGAGGCATGGCGGCTATGAGCACAGCATCAGCACTCAGCATTGATAAGGTCGATGTATTCTTCGATCATTTCCACGCGTTAAAATCTGTCAGCATTGATGTGGCGCGTGGCGAATCCTATGGGCTCGTTGGCGAATCCGGTTCGGGTAAATCCACCCTTCTGCGCGCAGTCGCAGGTCTTGCACAGGTTGATGATGGCGAAATCCGCATTGATGGGAGTTTGCTCAAAACACCGCGTGACAAGGCGTTTTATCGCACTGTTCAAATGGTGTTTCAGGACCCATACGGCTCCCTTCACCCACGCCAGACAGTCGACCGTCTTTTGCTCGAACCACTCGCCATTCATGGCGTGGAAGACAGCGAAAAACGTATTGTCCGCGCATTGGATGAAGTGGGCTTGGGTTCAGGCTTCCGTTTCCGCTATCCCCATCAGCTGTCCGGTGGTCAACGTCAGCGTATCGCAATTGCGCGGGCATTGATTGTTGAACCGTCCATCCTGCTTCTTGATGAACCAACTTCGGCACTTGATGCTTCTGTTCAGGCGGAAGTGTTGAACCTGCTTGAACAAGTACGTCGTGATCGCAAGCTGACTTTCGTCATGGTAAGTCATGACCTTGCAGTCATTACTCATATGTGTGACCGGCTTGCGGTCATGCGCAATGGCGAAGTTGTGGAGCAACTGGAGGCTTCTGAATTGGTAAGCGGCAAAATCAATGCCGACTATACCAAGAACCTGATGCGAGCCAGTGAAGGCTTTAGACGCTAAACATTAAGGGGACCAGAAGGTCCCCTTTTTACTATTCGTCTGAGCCGCGGCGCGCATTGTCACCATCCTGACCGCGCCGCCAATAAGCAACAATCAATTGTTTATCCTTCGGGATGTTCCGTTCTTTGCGCATATAGGTGCGGATCGAGCGGAATGCATTAAACTCACAAGCAGCCCACACATAAATGCTCTCTTCGCCCTCCGGCAGCTCCACGGCACGAACCGCATCCTGCAAAAGGGTCGTTGTGCCTGCTTCCGCTCCCTTGCGGTGCAGCCATTGCATATCCACGTCGGCGCGGGACTTAATCGCCTGTTCTTCCGCCTCACTGTCGATTTCGATGCGGACGACTGCCTTGGCACCTTCTGGCAATCGCTCAAGAATGCGGCCAATCGCCGGAAGTGCTGTTTCATCACCGGCCAGCAAATACCAATTTGCATCATCGGCTGCATCACCGCCGCCGGGGCCTGTCATCCCGACAATATCGCCCGGCTTGGCGCTAATCGCCCAGCCGGAACCCGGCGCATCGCAATCATCGCCATGAACAACCATATCGATATCAACCCAGCCTGCCTTCGCATCAATCTGGCGGATCGTATAAACGCGGGTAGCAAGCTTGGCATCACCATCGGGCCAGACAGGGCGACCATCTTCGCCCGAGACTGGCCATTGCGGCTTGGCAAGGCCCTTTGGAGGAAACAGCAGGCGAATATGCAAGCCTGTATGAGCGAAGCGAGCCAGTTCGCTACCCTTCAGCCGTACGCGACGCATGTGCGGTGTAACATTGCTGACGGCAACAACCTGCATTTCGCGGAAATAGGGCAGCGGCAAACCAGCAGCACCATCACCTTCCCAGATGATCTTTGGCTTTGGGCTTCCCTTCTCAAGAAACTCAAGCACATGTTCAGCGATGGAATATTTCATATAGGCAAGACCGGTTTCGTCACCGCTCTTTACGTCCACACTGACAGTCTCGTCGTCCCACTGCACATCTGCCTGACCGAAGCTAAGAACCAGCTTTGCGCTGCCCACCTGGCGTTCAACGTCAGCATGTTCAACAAAATGATCCAGCAACTGATTAACGATGCGATCAGGATTGTTGAGTGCGATACGGGTATTGGCGTTCAGGCCCAAATCAGACATGCCTGCTCTCCTATTTTTAACGGTGAGCAAGCCTTACCTGAATTTAAGATGACAATTCAAGTCATCTTTTTTCGATCAGCGCGGTTTGATGCCGCAATAAATTGTGACAGGCAGCGCCTGACGCCATGCATCAAAAGAACCAAGAACGCCTGCTTGTGCAACCTGCAGGCGGGTAAGTTCACCGCCATGCTGTTGATGACAGCTGAAAAGCTGCATTTCGCTTTGCAATGTCACCGCATTGGCAACCAAACGCCCGCCGGGCTTCAGTGCATTCCAACAGGCTTCAATCACACCGGCATCCGTTACACCGCCACCGATGAAAATTGCATCCGGCGTTTCAAGGCCATCTAGCGCTCCCGGCGCTTCGCCTTTTACAAGCTGTAAGCCAGGCACACCCAGCGCGCGTGCATTGCGCTCAATCACGCTCGGCCGGTTTTCATCGGTCTCAATAGCGATGGCGCGGCAAGACTGATGAACACGCATCCATTCAATACCAATAGAGCCGCAACCTGCGCCAACATCCCAAAGAAGCTGCCCCGGAAGGGGCTGCAACCGAGACAGCGTCACAGCACGAATATCGCGTTTGGTCAGTTGTCCGTCATTTTCAAAAGCTGCATCGGGTAATCCACTGACGGGTGAGAAAACAACAGCATTTGACGCGGCGATGCATTCAATTGCCATCACGTTGAGATCTGCACAGTTTACATGCGACCAGTCTTCCGCCCGACCGCTGATGCACTTTTCATTTGGTCCGCCCAAATGCTCAAGAACCGTCAGGCGACTTTGACCAAAGCCTTTGTTTTTCAGAAGGGCGGCGGCTTTTGCAGGTGTCGTGCCATCATTGCTGAGCACAAGAATTTTCTCTCCCGGTAAAATATGCGGTACTAGCAATTCAAACGGACGCCCATGCACGCTGACCGTTCTCGCCTCCTGTAATGCCCAAACCATACGGTTTGCGGCCAGCGACAATGAGGATGGAAATGACATGACGTGCATTTCCTGAGACGAGAAATGACGGCTTAGGGATGCGCCCATGCCAAAAAACATCGGATCGCCGCTTGCCAGTACCACAACCTGTCTGCCGCGCTGCGCCTCGATCATTGGAAATGCATTATCGAAAGGTACTGGCCATGAAACTCGCTCGGCTTTGACCTCATCATCGAGAAAAGCCAGATGCCGCTTGCCGCCAAAAATGATGTCCGCATTGGCAATGGCGTTCCGTGCTGTCTCGCCCAGCCCTGCAAGACCGTCTTCGCCAATACCGATAACTGTAAGCCAGCAGCCCATAAGCATTGCTCCTTTTTCCTGTTCGTATGGCGGCGCAGTAGCAAGCGCAAGCAGGAAGGCGTATAAGACCGTCATGTTAAGCCAGCAAACAGCCCCAACCGTTCCCTTGAGAGCAGACAGGCGCAATGCCTGCCCCGGCCTATCGCGCATGGTCATGGCAAAAGATGGTGCAATCGCTCGCGTCAAGCTTCCCTTGGGACGGATCAATGCTACCGAAGCACGTTCGTTGGCCGAAATTGCAAAAGAGTTTGGAAACGGCACTATCGAGCTTTCGATTCGCTCCAACATCCAGATACGCGGCATCGCGCCCTCCAATTGGGATAAAGCGATAACAGCGCTCTATGATGCAGGTTTTGGCGCGGATAATCCGTCGGCCGATGACATTCGCAATGTAATGGTAAGCCCCACCGCATCAATCGATCGCACACAGCTTGCCGATACCTCCCGCCTTGCGACCTCGTTGCTGAAAATGCTTGAAGGCACGGAAAAATATCACGCGCTATCGCCGAAGTTTTCTTTCCAGATTGATGGTGGCGAAGACTGTGCCATGATTTCGCATACCGGAGATATCTGGCTCTCATCACTGGAAGGCGGCGCCCATTATGCCGTTGGTCTGGCATCGTCACCAGACACCCCGCCTGTCGGCACGGTCGCACAAGCGGAAGCGCTTTCCTTGATCGAAGCGCTGCTTGATTTGTTTCAGAGCCTCGCGGCAACGGGTGTGACGCGGATGAAGCACCTTTTTGAAACCTTGCCACAAGAGCAATTTCTGCGAGAGTTGCCTTTTGAACTCTCCCCCGCTCCGACTTGGAAACGAAAGCCGCCAAAACCCTTTTCATGGCTTGGAACCCATTCGCAAAAGGGTGGACACTTCTATGCAGGTGCAATGCCACTTCTCGGAAGATTGCAGACGGAACAATTGCATAAGCTGGCCCAGCTTGCGGAGAGCGCGAATGGCGGCGAAATTCGCCTCACGCCATGGCAAGGCGTTCTCCTGCCAAACATCGAGCAGGCAGACTGCAACCGGATCACAACCACATTGGACGAACTGGGGTTGGCAACATTGCCAGAAGCGCCACAGGCGCGCCTTCGGGCCTGTTCCGGCTCTGCTGGCTGTGCTTCCGCCCTTGCGGACACTTTAACCGATGCTGAGCGTCTCGCTGGCATGCTCATCGCAGGCAACAAGCAGGTCCATATTACGGGTTGCGCCAAATCCTGCGCAGCACTTTCTCCCCTGCCTCACACGCTTTTGGCGCGTTCGGATGATCATTATGATCTCTTTTCGCAAGACAGCGCTGGACCATTGCGTTTCGGGCAGCTATTGGCCTCAAACATCACCATTGACGAGGCTGCGTTTATTTTAAACGCCCGAAATCTATAAGAGCGTATCCCGAAAAGTGTGAAGCAATTTTCGGGCAAGATATGCGTTAAACAAATAGGTAGAACGGACGCCATGACAGACTATATCCGCGATGGACAGGCCATTTATGACCGCTCCTTCGCCATCATCCGTTCTGAGGCCGATTTGAGCCGCATTCCCCCCGATCTCGAAAAGCTTGCCGTACGTGTTGCTCACGCATCCGGCATGGTCGATATCGTTGAAGACCTCGTCTTTTCGGATGGCGCAGGGCAAGCCGGGCGAGATGCACTCTTTAAAGGCGCGCCAATCCTCTGCGATGCACGCATGGTCGCAGAAGGCATCACTCGCTCACGCCTGCCAGCCAACAATGAAGTTATCTGCACACTGAATGATCCGTCCGTGCCGGAACTGGCGAAGAAGATCGGCAACACGCGCTCTGCCGCAGCCCTTGATCTCTGGCTTCCACATCTTGAAGGCAGCATCGTTGCCATCGGCAATGCGCCCACCGCCCTCTTTCGCCTGTTTGAAATTTTGGACAATGGTGCCCCTAAACCAGCCCTCATCATCGGCATGCCGGTCGGTTTTGTGGGTGCAGCCGAATCCAAAGATGAGCTTGCTGAAAATAGCCGTGGCGTACCCTTTGTTATCGTGCGCGGACGTCGCGGTGGCAGCGCCATGACCGCAGCCGCTGTCAATGCACTTGCTTCGGAGCGCGAATAATGGCGCCAAAAGGGAAGCTTTATGGTCTGGGCGTTGGCCCCGGTGACCCTGAACTTATCACGCTTAAGGCACTCAGACTGCTTAAATCCGCGCCCGTAGTCGCCTATCATGCGGCAAAGGGTAAAAAGGGCAATGCGCTGACGATTGTGGAAACCTATCTGTCGCCTGAACAGACGCTGGTGCCGCTCATCTATCCGGTGACGACGGAAAAACTGCCCGCTCATATGGATTACGAGCAGATCGTCAGCGATTTCTATGCAGAGATCACTGCAACAATCGCAAACCATCTCGACGCTGGCCGCGATGTCGCTGTAATCGCCGAGGGCGATCCGTTCTTCTACGGCTCGTTCATGTATATCCATGACCGATTGGCCGAAAAATACGAAACCGAAGTCGTGCCGGGCGTTTGCTCGGTCTTGGGTGCCGCTGCCGTGCTTGGCGCACCGCTCGTCTATCGCAATCAGACGCTTTCAATCCTTTCGGGAGTTATGACTGCTGAGGAGTTGAAACAGCGGCTCGCCGGCAGTGAAGCCGCTGCCATCATGAAACTCGGCAAAAATCTGGACAAGGTTCGCGATGTTCTGAGCGAGCTTGGGTTGATGGATCGTGCGCTTTATATCGAGCGTGCTACTATGCAGAACCAGCGTATTGCGCCTTTGGCAGAAGTCAGCGGCGGCGACTGTCCTTATTTCTCGATCATTCTGGTTCCAGGCAAAAAGTGGAACGGTGCATGAAAGCAGCCATTCTCGTTCTTGGCGAAGCTGCAACTTCCACGGCACGCAACATACAATCTAGACTTAGAAATGCTGAAATTCTGGGGCTGGAAAATCGCGTTACGAGCGCAGACAAGCATTTCACACATTTCGGCGACACGATACGTGCGCTCTATGAGGAAGGTCGTCCGATAATCGCGCTGTGCGCCGCTGGTATCATCATCCGCGCACTCGCTCCTCTTTTGCAAAACAAACGGATAGAGCCTCCGGTTCTGGCCGTTGCAGAAGATGGTAGCGCTGTCGTGCCATTGCTTGGCGGCCTTTCCGGCGTCAATGATCTGGCGCGAACCATCGCTCAGGCGCTTGAAGTGCCCCCTGCTATCACCACGACGGGCGAATTGCGGTTTGGCATCAATCTGCTCCATCCACCGGCTGAATTGACCCTCGCCAATCCCGAAGCTGCCAAGACCTTCATGTCCAATCTGCTGGCGGGAGAAAACTTGCGCGTCAATGGCAGCTCGCGCTGGCTCACCGCATCAAAACTACCGTTATCTGACAATGGTCAACTGACAATCAGCATCACGCCTGAAACGCGTGCGCCGCAGACTAACGAGCTGATATACCATCCGCGAACGGTTGCCGTGGCGATTGATAAGCCCGGCGAAAACCTCGTAAGCCTTATCGAGCAAACACTTGATAGTTCAGAGCTATCAAAGGATTCACTTGCTCTTCTTCTCGTCCACGAGAAAGACTGCGCTTCACCCCATATTCATCAGGCAGCACAAATACTCAAAGCACCGCTGCGCATTGTTTCGGGCGTGGATGATCTGGCAACGGTATCCGTCGAAAACCCGCAGCACCTTATCAAATCCGATAGGCTGACACTGGCCATTGCAGCAACACCAGCCGATGTTCTCTTCATCGGACGCAATCGCGGCAAGCTGACTGTGGTTGGCCTTGGCCCCGGTGCACGAGACCTAATGACACCAGCCGTTCAGCGCGATCTGGAACGCGCCGAAGATGTGCTTGGCTATGAAACCTATGTGCGCATGGCTGGCCCATTTCGCGATGATCAGATCATCCACATGACTGACAATCGCGAGGAAATGCAGCGCGCGCGTCATGCCTTCGAACTCGCTGCTTCAGGCCGTGATGTGGTAATGGTTTCGTCAGGCGATCCCGGTGTGTTTGCCATGGCAGCGGCAGTTATCGAAGCGCTTCATGAATCGTCTGATCCGGCATGGCATAGTGTTGAACTCGTGATTCAGCCGGGGATTTCAGCCGCTATGGCTGCAGCTTCCCGCATCGGCGCACCACTTGGGCATGATTTCTGCATTATCTCGCTTTCTGACAATCTCAAGCCCTGGGATGTCATTGAAAGGCGTCTGGCGCTCGCAGCACAAGCTGATCTCGCCATGGCTTTCTACAATCCGATATCCAAAGCCCGTCCGCATCAGCTCGGTCGCGCGCTGGAAATTCTCCGGCAGTATCGTGTTGCTGAAACGCCAGTCGTGCTCGGTCGCGATATTGGCAGGCCCGCCGAAACTACGCGTGTCACAACGCTGGGTGAACTCACACCCAAAGACGTCGATATGCGAACTGTGGTGATTGTCGGCTCGTCCCATACTGAGCGCTTTTCTCGCGTGGACGGCGGCGAATGGGTTTATACGCCGCGATGGTATGGCGAGAATCCGGACAAATAAACAGAAACAAAAGGCAGGGAAATCCCTGCCTTTTTAATAATTTAGATCCGTTTATTGAATCATTTCTTCTTCGACTTCTTCGGTGTAGCTGGAGCAGCCGATGCGGTCTGAGCTGCAGCGGCTTCGGCTGCGATCTGGTCTGCGCTCTTTGGCGAAGTATCGATAACCGAACGAACCGAACCGTTTGCAGAAACCTGACAAACCGCCGTGCGCAGATCCACCTTCAGGTCAACATCCGTACCGCCGCCAGCGCCCGGACGGGAATTAACCGCGCTGATGACGCGTTCAGGCAGGAAATACTTGTTGGCAGCTGCAGTGATACA
This sequence is a window from Ochrobactrum quorumnocens. Protein-coding genes within it:
- a CDS encoding precorrin-8X methylmutase, producing MTDYIRDGQAIYDRSFAIIRSEADLSRIPPDLEKLAVRVAHASGMVDIVEDLVFSDGAGQAGRDALFKGAPILCDARMVAEGITRSRLPANNEVICTLNDPSVPELAKKIGNTRSAAALDLWLPHLEGSIVAIGNAPTALFRLFEILDNGAPKPALIIGMPVGFVGAAESKDELAENSRGVPFVIVRGRRGGSAMTAAAVNALASERE
- a CDS encoding precorrin-2 C(20)-methyltransferase; its protein translation is MAPKGKLYGLGVGPGDPELITLKALRLLKSAPVVAYHAAKGKKGNALTIVETYLSPEQTLVPLIYPVTTEKLPAHMDYEQIVSDFYAEITATIANHLDAGRDVAVIAEGDPFFYGSFMYIHDRLAEKYETEVVPGVCSVLGAAAVLGAPLVYRNQTLSILSGVMTAEELKQRLAGSEAAAIMKLGKNLDKVRDVLSELGLMDRALYIERATMQNQRIAPLAEVSGGDCPYFSIILVPGKKWNGA
- a CDS encoding ABC transporter ATP-binding protein; its protein translation is MSTASALSIDKVDVFFDHFHALKSVSIDVARGESYGLVGESGSGKSTLLRAVAGLAQVDDGEIRIDGSLLKTPRDKAFYRTVQMVFQDPYGSLHPRQTVDRLLLEPLAIHGVEDSEKRIVRALDEVGLGSGFRFRYPHQLSGGQRQRIAIARALIVEPSILLLDEPTSALDASVQAEVLNLLEQVRRDRKLTFVMVSHDLAVITHMCDRLAVMRNGEVVEQLEASELVSGKINADYTKNLMRASEGFRR
- a CDS encoding ABC transporter permease; translated protein: MSQMTDTSNLSWREWLLSERPQSRMQARMGRSYMIWRRFTANKLAVIGLMIIIALVLVAAFANVLAPHSPTQGDLANARLLPPGTPGYLLGTDDQGRDILSRLIFGSRITLYVVLLVAVIAAPIGLLVGTVAGYAGGWVDAVLMRITDIFLAFPKLILALAFVAALGPGIENAIIAIAITSWPPYARIARAETLTVRNSDYISAVRLMGASPFRIVLRHIMPLCTSSLIVRVTLDMAGIILTAAGLGFLGLGAQPPLPEWGAMIASGRRFILDQWWVAAMPGIAILIVSLGFNFLGDGLRDALDPRGNNQ
- the cbiE gene encoding precorrin-6y C5,15-methyltransferase (decarboxylating) subunit CbiE, which translates into the protein MGCWLTVIGIGEDGLAGLGETARNAIANADIIFGGKRHLAFLDDEVKAERVSWPVPFDNAFPMIEAQRGRQVVVLASGDPMFFGMGASLSRHFSSQEMHVMSFPSSLSLAANRMVWALQEARTVSVHGRPFELLVPHILPGEKILVLSNDGTTPAKAAALLKNKGFGQSRLTVLEHLGGPNEKCISGRAEDWSHVNCADLNVMAIECIAASNAVVFSPVSGLPDAAFENDGQLTKRDIRAVTLSRLQPLPGQLLWDVGAGCGSIGIEWMRVHQSCRAIAIETDENRPSVIERNARALGVPGLQLVKGEAPGALDGLETPDAIFIGGGVTDAGVIEACWNALKPGGRLVANAVTLQSEMQLFSCHQQHGGELTRLQVAQAGVLGSFDAWRQALPVTIYCGIKPR
- the cobG gene encoding precorrin-3B synthase; its protein translation is MLSQQTAPTVPLRADRRNACPGLSRMVMAKDGAIARVKLPLGRINATEARSLAEIAKEFGNGTIELSIRSNIQIRGIAPSNWDKAITALYDAGFGADNPSADDIRNVMVSPTASIDRTQLADTSRLATSLLKMLEGTEKYHALSPKFSFQIDGGEDCAMISHTGDIWLSSLEGGAHYAVGLASSPDTPPVGTVAQAEALSLIEALLDLFQSLAATGVTRMKHLFETLPQEQFLRELPFELSPAPTWKRKPPKPFSWLGTHSQKGGHFYAGAMPLLGRLQTEQLHKLAQLAESANGGEIRLTPWQGVLLPNIEQADCNRITTTLDELGLATLPEAPQARLRACSGSAGCASALADTLTDAERLAGMLIAGNKQVHITGCAKSCAALSPLPHTLLARSDDHYDLFSQDSAGPLRFGQLLASNITIDEAAFILNARNL
- a CDS encoding ABC transporter permease: MTKPRSAKRRSSTLIAAIASFLVIVATTYLGLLAVTFFIGRVVPIDPVLAIVGDRAPAHVVERVRQEMGFNLPYYQQFYLYVKGVLQGDFGTSVLTTNPVMTDIRRVFPATMELATIGTIIGALFGIPLGVLAAVKRGSIIDQIVRIIGLVGYSVPIFWLGMLALLIFYARLGWTSGPGRIDITFEYTFTPITGFYVIDAIIQRDWEALRNIISHLVLPSALLGYFSLAYISRMTRSFMLNELEQEYIIAARAKGISETRIIWGHALRNAAVPLVTVIVLSYAGLLEGSVLTETIFAWPGLGLYITNSLQNADMNAVLGGTIIIGSVFIALNLVSDLLYRLLDPRTRVR
- a CDS encoding ABC transporter ATP-binding protein, which produces MKPLLTVDDLRVTFPTRTGVIEAVRGVSFTLGRERLGIVGESGSGKSQTGRAIMGLTPPHAQITAKTLQFDGIDLLDISARERRALRGGRVAMVLQDPKYSLNPVMTIGKQVAETLKAHGKYSSSEIRKRSISMLEAVQIRDAERVMKLYPHEVSGGMGQRVMIAMMLVAEPELLIADEPTSALDVTVQLEVLGILDKLVAERGMGLIFISHDLRLVSSFCDRVIVMYAGKIVEEIAASDLANAKHPYTQGLLNCMPKIGADQHPLPTLQRQEAWRL
- a CDS encoding siderophore-interacting protein — encoded protein: MSDLGLNANTRIALNNPDRIVNQLLDHFVEHADVERQVGSAKLVLSFGQADVQWDDETVSVDVKSGDETGLAYMKYSIAEHVLEFLEKGSPKPKIIWEGDGAAGLPLPYFREMQVVAVSNVTPHMRRVRLKGSELARFAHTGLHIRLLFPPKGLAKPQWPVSGEDGRPVWPDGDAKLATRVYTIRQIDAKAGWVDIDMVVHGDDCDAPGSGWAISAKPGDIVGMTGPGGGDAADDANWYLLAGDETALPAIGRILERLPEGAKAVVRIEIDSEAEEQAIKSRADVDMQWLHRKGAEAGTTTLLQDAVRAVELPEGEESIYVWAACEFNAFRSIRTYMRKERNIPKDKQLIVAYWRRGQDGDNARRGSDE
- the cobJ gene encoding precorrin-3B C(17)-methyltransferase, which codes for MKAAILVLGEAATSTARNIQSRLRNAEILGLENRVTSADKHFTHFGDTIRALYEEGRPIIALCAAGIIIRALAPLLQNKRIEPPVLAVAEDGSAVVPLLGGLSGVNDLARTIAQALEVPPAITTTGELRFGINLLHPPAELTLANPEAAKTFMSNLLAGENLRVNGSSRWLTASKLPLSDNGQLTISITPETRAPQTNELIYHPRTVAVAIDKPGENLVSLIEQTLDSSELSKDSLALLLVHEKDCASPHIHQAAQILKAPLRIVSGVDDLATVSVENPQHLIKSDRLTLAIAATPADVLFIGRNRGKLTVVGLGPGARDLMTPAVQRDLERAEDVLGYETYVRMAGPFRDDQIIHMTDNREEMQRARHAFELAASGRDVVMVSSGDPGVFAMAAAVIEALHESSDPAWHSVELVIQPGISAAMAAASRIGAPLGHDFCIISLSDNLKPWDVIERRLALAAQADLAMAFYNPISKARPHQLGRALEILRQYRVAETPVVLGRDIGRPAETTRVTTLGELTPKDVDMRTVVIVGSSHTERFSRVDGGEWVYTPRWYGENPDK